The sequence below is a genomic window from Anaerocolumna chitinilytica.
TTTCATAAAATCGGTAGATTTCCTCTAATGGAGTTGACATTAAACTATTTACATCGTTAATATGATTTCTCTTTTTATATTCTCTAATTATTTTTATACCAAAATAATATCCTGCATTTTGAGGTATTCCTAATTCTTCGCATCCAAATATGTATTTACCTGCTTCCTCCGGCGGTAGACATAATTTAGCTGCAGTTTTTATTTTTTTCCAGATATCCTCTTCCTCCTTGCTATTTACTCCAAGATGCCACGAGGGACTCTTATCTCCAAATATACTTTCTGCAAAGTCATCCGCTTCGCCTTCAATAATAATGCTTTCAATCAGCCATCCATGAAGTCCTTCGCCATTATGAAGACAATACCAATAATTTCCCCACACATTATGATGATATTCATGAGCAAAGACAAAGGGAAGCCACTCCTCAAAATTGCTGTTTGCAGCATTTATATTTAGGATAATATTTCCCCAAACTCCCGTACCATAGATCCCTTCCGGTATCCCTGTATTTGAGGGATAGATAGCCACATACATAGTATCTTCATCATCCTTTGGTAATCGATTGCATATATCATTAAAAGTTTCTTCAACCTGATTCCAGTTGACCGTCTTTAGTGCCTCCAGCTGCTGTTTTGCTTCCGCCTTGTCCAACTGACAAATGGGCATTTTATAGTCTTCCGGAAAAGGCGCCCATTGGGATATTGTATTCCAATATGGTTCCACCATAATTACTTTCCAGGTCTCTTGATCCTGATGTTCTGCCCGAATGTAATCTTCAAGCTTCAAATAAGCCGGTATTAATTCAATTTTCACGGTATATCCTCCTAAAATAAACTGGTTACTGGAAAATATAATGTATAGCCGCTTGTTGGAGAGTCCATCTCAAAAATTGGCGCACTATCCAGATCTCTACGTAATTGATAATCAGCATAATTAAAATCAGACAATACATCCCATGCCGCTAAGACATGTCCACCTAACTCGTAGCTCCTATAAGGCGGCACATTTACCTTCAGATAATCAGAAGAAGGACACATATTGACTTCAAACCCCTTAAAGCTTGGAATAGCTTCTGTAGGTTCAAGTTCGAAACCTAAAGTTAACGAGGTAAATTTCTGTCCCTTGTAGATATGCGTCAAATATACCCCCTCCATATACTCCACATCTTTCATCTGCCTTATCTTTTCAAAAATCCCATTCTTCATGGAGCTGGTATAAAAATCATGCGGGAATAAATCATCGGTATTTCTCATCAAACTATACCATAGACTTTTGGGTTTATGAATTATCTGGACAGTTGGTTCCGGTAAGACTTGTTTCTTGCTCCTGGCATTTTCATGGGAGGCTTCTTCTGTTACTTCTTTTAACATATTTTCAATCTGATTGCCTTCCAATTCCCCAAGCTCACGAAATTTTGAGGGAGTAGTCTTAAATGCTGACTTAAAAGCTCGTGTAAAGCTCTCCTGGGACTCAAAGCCATTATTCTGTGCAATCTGAATGATACTTGTATTGGTATAACGCAACTCCCATAATGCCTGCGCCATTCTCCTGTATTTAATATACTTACCTAAATTCATATCCGTAGCAGATGAAAAAATTCTTCTCAGCTGCTTTTCGGAATATCCATACTGCTGTGCTGCTTTATTGCAGCTTATACTATCCAGTTCTCGTCTGATTTTATCTTTTACTTCACTTACTATGCTTTCATAGCTATACATTTCTTCCTTCTTTCATTGTAATGTAACACGGACGTATATTTTTGATATTTTCGGACATATTATAAATTTTATCAACAGAACTATAAAGACACCGTTAATGCAATGAATTACAAATGTATACTCTAGCTTTTATCATCAAATAAATTTATTTTATCAATTCCAATACAATCAGTATTCTTAAAAGTAAACTTTACAACCCAAGGCATGAGTGATTTAATTCGTTCAAAGTCATCATATCCAAATGAGCTATCATAGTAATTTATAATTGTGCTAAGAGCAGTTCCATGGCTCCCAACAACTATATTTTTATTCTGATACTCTATTAATACAGCATTTAGTGCAGAAATATTTCGTTTTTGAACCTCATTTAATGCTTCCCCATCAGAATATTTATAATTAAAATCAGCCCATTGCCGCCTACTAAACGTCTGAAAATCTTCAATCCATATACTATCAATTTTCCTTTCACGAAAATCATGAACAGACTTAATATGAAGATTATATTTGTCAGCAAAGTCTTTTACTGTATCTACTGCACGCTTATAAGGACTTGATAAAACCACATCAATCATTTTATCTTTTAAGTAGTCAGTAACAAGTACTCTGTCTTTCATTCCTTTCTCGGTGAGTTCCCTTGTTTGATCATCATGATTCTTATAATTTGGTTCAGCATGTCTGATAAAATAAACATGAGTCATAATTTACTCCTATCTAGGTGTTTTTTGCAGCTATATAATATCATACTTGTGAAATCTTTAGTTTTACTTGCATCCTTTATTTCTAATGCGTTAGCTTTTTATTTTTTTATTTGATTCCTAATTTCCTTTTCATGCACGAGGCAATATTCATAACCTTTTTCCATAAACAAGAGGATATTATTGTCTTCAAAAAGCCTTTGCAGTATATCCAGCACAGGAGTTCCATCTATTTTCATTGTATAAAAATAATCATACGCACAGCCGCTTTCGAAATAGGGATTGATTGAATATAGCCTCTTATCCTTTCTCATAATGGTATCGACAACCATTTCGCTGAAAATCCATTTTATATGAGGATTTTCATATTCCCTTTTATCATCCTTAAAGTGACAATTCCATACATAAAACCAAACAAAATGGATAATTTCATGGATGGCCATTCCTAGAGCTCCTTTTTCACTATTTAAATAAAAAACATCAAATCTTCTTTCATCTAAAAATCTTGGACATATTGGATTCAGTGTGATATTTCCAATCAGGTCGTTAAATTTGTCCGATAAATTTAGATCAAATGTATCCTCTAATGCCTTTTGTATACTGAATGATTTAGAATCCCAATACTTCTGATAGCTTATTACTTTTTGCTTAATTGCTTCGAATTCTACAACACCATTAAGAACCTCTAACAAATAATCTCGCTTCTGAAGGCTATTGAAAGAACAAAGTTTTCCTTTATCAATCTGAGGATAAAAATAAAGGGAAGACTCGAACCAGTATTCGCTGTAATCTCCTTCAAGGAATAGCATGATACTATCAATGCTATGTTGTATCCCCGGATTATTATATCGTAATTTCATATTTGGCTCCCATCTGCGTGCTTTAGCACGTGTACAAAATCAGGGGGAGTGAAAGATTTATCTTTCACTCTTCCCTCCATGTGATGTGCTTTAGCGAGTACTTAAATCAAAAGTGAAAATTGTCTTTCATTTTCACACTAACCACTTTCTATTTCCATTCCTTATACTGTAGTATATAAGTTTACTGGATTCATAGATTCCTTCCCTTCAGCTAGGGCACTTAATTCATTTATACACAGTTCCTTCGCCTGATTTATATATGTAAGGATTTCATTGTATGGATATAGTTCGAGGTCCTCCCTGGAAGCTGCTTTTGAATCATTGATTTCACTTCTTAATGCCTGGCAGAATTCAAGACACAAAAGTTGATCAATCTCTTCTATA
It includes:
- a CDS encoding DUF2268 domain-containing putative Zn-dependent protease (predicted Zn-dependent protease with a strongly conserved HExxH motif), with the protein product MKIELIPAYLKLEDYIRAEHQDQETWKVIMVEPYWNTISQWAPFPEDYKMPICQLDKAEAKQQLEALKTVNWNQVEETFNDICNRLPKDDEDTMYVAIYPSNTGIPEGIYGTGVWGNIILNINAANSNFEEWLPFVFAHEYHHNVWGNYWYCLHNGEGLHGWLIESIIIEGEADDFAESIFGDKSPSWHLGVNSKEEEDIWKKIKTAAKLCLPPEEAGKYIFGCEELGIPQNAGYYFGIKIIREYKKRNHINDVNSLMSTPLEEIYRFYESCMV
- a CDS encoding histidine phosphatase family protein encodes the protein MTHVYFIRHAEPNYKNHDDQTRELTEKGMKDRVLVTDYLKDKMIDVVLSSPYKRAVDTVKDFADKYNLHIKSVHDFRERKIDSIWIEDFQTFSRRQWADFNYKYSDGEALNEVQKRNISALNAVLIEYQNKNIVVGSHGTALSTIINYYDSSFGYDDFERIKSLMPWVVKFTFKNTDCIGIDKINLFDDKS
- a CDS encoding helix-turn-helix transcriptional regulator — its product is MYSYESIVSEVKDKIRRELDSISCNKAAQQYGYSEKQLRRIFSSATDMNLGKYIKYRRMAQALWELRYTNTSIIQIAQNNGFESQESFTRAFKSAFKTTPSKFRELGELEGNQIENMLKEVTEEASHENARSKKQVLPEPTVQIIHKPKSLWYSLMRNTDDLFPHDFYTSSMKNGIFEKIRQMKDVEYMEGVYLTHIYKGQKFTSLTLGFELEPTEAIPSFKGFEVNMCPSSDYLKVNVPPYRSYELGGHVLAAWDVLSDFNYADYQLRRDLDSAPIFEMDSPTSGYTLYFPVTSLF